In Synechococcus sp. KORDI-52, one genomic interval encodes:
- a CDS encoding carbohydrate ABC transporter permease, with translation MRNSLSAWAFLLPAVVLISLSVLLPALMALVMSFTATGLDVSEPLRFVGLANLQRLLSDPMARQVLVTTFLYLIGVVPPIVLGALALAVLVNQGLPGRSLLRGAFYTPVLVSIVVAAIAFRWLYAENGLINGWLSALLGDAFSPIGFLTTPQLALPAVMLVTLWKGLGYYMVIFLAGLQGIPKELYEAAELDGSEGWRKHLDITLPLMSPYVTLVAVVSSIAATKVFEEVFLMTQGGPADSTRTIVYYVYDQAFAELEISYACTLGLALFLLVLLFTMIRLAFGGDRPLI, from the coding sequence GTGCGCAACTCCCTGTCCGCCTGGGCGTTTCTGCTGCCGGCGGTGGTTCTGATCAGCCTGTCGGTACTGCTGCCGGCCCTGATGGCTCTGGTGATGAGTTTCACCGCCACGGGGCTGGATGTCAGTGAACCCTTGCGTTTTGTCGGTTTGGCCAACCTGCAGCGCTTGCTTTCGGATCCGATGGCACGGCAGGTGCTGGTCACTACCTTTCTCTATCTGATCGGCGTGGTGCCGCCCATCGTTCTTGGTGCCCTGGCCCTGGCGGTGTTGGTCAACCAGGGGTTGCCTGGGCGCTCCTTGCTGCGGGGAGCTTTCTACACACCCGTGCTGGTGTCGATCGTTGTGGCTGCCATTGCCTTTCGCTGGCTGTACGCCGAGAACGGATTGATCAATGGATGGTTGAGCGCGCTGCTCGGCGATGCTTTCAGCCCCATCGGTTTTCTCACGACGCCGCAGCTGGCGCTGCCGGCCGTGATGTTGGTGACGCTTTGGAAGGGACTCGGTTACTACATGGTGATCTTTCTGGCGGGCCTGCAGGGCATACCGAAGGAGCTCTATGAGGCGGCGGAGCTGGATGGCAGCGAGGGCTGGAGAAAGCATCTCGACATCACATTGCCCTTGATGAGTCCCTACGTGACCCTGGTCGCCGTGGTGTCGTCGATCGCGGCCACGAAGGTGTTCGAAGAAGTGTTCCTGATGACCCAGGGAGGCCCCGCCGATTCCACGCGAACCATCGTTTATTACGTGTACGACCAGGCCTTTGCCGAATTGGAGATCAGCTATGCCTGCACCCTGGGCCTGGCGCTGTTCCTGTTGGTGTTGCTGTTCACCATGATCCGGTTGGCCTTTGGCGGCGATCGTCCCTTGATCTGA
- a CDS encoding 5-(carboxyamino)imidazole ribonucleotide synthase, which produces MIGVVGGGQLARMLVQAATQRQVPITVQTSNAEDPAARLATRLITADPRDVAGTRELVLGCDGITFENEWVNIDALLPLEQQGVRFCPSLAALSPLVDKLSQRQLLDDLAIPSPPWCPLSLISPAQPALPQGWTFPVMAKASRGGYDGKGTLVLRDIDELAQLLRAVSAEDWLLESWVDYELELALVVSRDQRGRIRHFPLVQTHQHHQVCDWVLAPAPVDPSVAALAYNVAASLMTKLSYVGVLALEFFYGPAGLQVNEIAPRTHNSGHFSIEACTSSQFDQQLCIAAGLPVPTPELKSRGALMVNLLGLDSDHHTPLDQRLQALEAMPGVHLHWYGKSPETPGRKLGHVTVLLEGETVLKRQDEAQKLLDAIRRIWPLDGKRPD; this is translated from the coding sequence ATGATCGGTGTTGTGGGAGGTGGTCAGCTGGCACGGATGCTCGTGCAGGCCGCCACGCAACGACAGGTTCCGATCACGGTGCAAACCTCCAACGCAGAGGATCCTGCCGCCCGGTTAGCGACCCGCCTCATCACAGCGGACCCGCGGGATGTGGCTGGTACCCGGGAACTGGTGTTGGGCTGTGATGGCATCACTTTTGAGAACGAGTGGGTCAACATCGATGCCCTCTTGCCTCTTGAACAGCAGGGAGTTCGCTTCTGCCCCTCATTGGCTGCGCTCTCGCCGCTGGTCGACAAACTCTCCCAGCGTCAGCTGCTCGACGACCTGGCAATTCCCAGTCCCCCCTGGTGCCCGCTCAGTCTGATTTCTCCAGCCCAACCCGCCTTGCCGCAGGGGTGGACCTTTCCCGTGATGGCCAAGGCCTCCCGCGGGGGATACGACGGCAAGGGCACGCTGGTGCTGCGCGATATCGATGAACTCGCGCAATTGCTGCGGGCGGTTTCAGCCGAAGACTGGCTTCTGGAGTCGTGGGTGGATTACGAACTGGAACTGGCTCTTGTGGTCAGCCGTGATCAACGCGGACGGATCCGTCATTTCCCCCTGGTGCAGACCCACCAGCACCACCAAGTCTGCGACTGGGTTCTGGCACCGGCACCGGTGGATCCCTCAGTGGCGGCCTTGGCCTACAACGTTGCTGCATCGCTGATGACGAAGCTCAGCTACGTGGGTGTGCTGGCTCTGGAGTTCTTTTATGGGCCTGCAGGACTGCAGGTGAATGAAATTGCCCCACGCACCCACAATTCCGGCCATTTCTCGATCGAGGCCTGCACCAGCAGCCAATTTGATCAGCAGCTCTGCATCGCGGCCGGTCTTCCTGTTCCCACACCAGAGCTCAAAAGCCGCGGTGCCTTGATGGTCAACCTTCTGGGCCTTGATTCAGACCACCACACTCCTCTTGATCAGCGGCTGCAGGCGCTGGAGGCCATGCCTGGGGTTCACCTGCACTGGTACGGCAAGTCGCCGGAGACGCCAGGTCGCAAGTTGGGACACGTCACTGTTCTTCTTGAGGGAGAAACGGTTTTGAAACGCCAGGACGAAGCTCAGAAGCTACTTGATGCCATTCGTCGGATCTGGCCACTCGATGGCAAGAGACCCGACTAG
- a CDS encoding DUF2103 domain-containing protein yields MGRVVITHSTYVDGLIPWLKALALETDIQTITPAVISRVRGRSPVLKLRVSTPIHGGYKLVARKGSLAQEVFVVTSMSQPALEQAVLERRP; encoded by the coding sequence TTGGGCCGGGTTGTTATTACCCACAGCACGTATGTGGACGGCTTGATCCCGTGGCTAAAGGCTTTGGCCCTCGAGACAGACATTCAAACCATCACACCAGCTGTAATCAGTCGTGTGCGAGGTCGCAGCCCTGTGCTCAAACTTCGTGTCTCGACCCCGATCCACGGGGGATACAAGCTTGTCGCTCGTAAGGGGAGCTTGGCTCAGGAAGTGTTTGTGGTGACGTCGATGAGTCAGCCTGCCCTCGAACAGGCTGTTCTTGAGCGCCGCCCCTGA
- the clpS gene encoding ATP-dependent Clp protease adapter ClpS has product MTSSSPGSSIVLERQETTQRYPQARVIVLDDDVNTFQHVVDCLRRIIPGMSEDKAWTLANRIDGQGSAEVWCGPLEQAELYHQQLQAEGLTMAPLERC; this is encoded by the coding sequence ATGACAAGCTCCAGCCCCGGGTCCTCGATCGTGCTCGAGCGACAGGAGACAACCCAGCGCTATCCCCAGGCACGGGTGATCGTTTTGGACGACGATGTGAACACCTTTCAGCATGTGGTGGATTGCCTGCGGAGGATCATCCCAGGTATGAGCGAAGACAAGGCCTGGACCCTCGCGAACCGGATTGATGGACAGGGCTCCGCTGAGGTGTGGTGTGGCCCACTGGAGCAAGCCGAGCTATACCACCAGCAACTTCAAGCCGAGGGGTTGACGATGGCTCCCCTGGAACGCTGTTGA
- the petN gene encoding cytochrome b6-f complex subunit PetN, whose product MLFTLGWASLAAMFSFSIAMVVWGRNGDGTLNF is encoded by the coding sequence ATGTTGTTCACTTTGGGATGGGCGTCCTTGGCTGCCATGTTCAGTTTCTCCATCGCCATGGTTGTCTGGGGACGCAATGGTGACGGCACCCTGAACTTCTGA
- the psb29 gene encoding photosystem II biogenesis protein Psp29 — MAASQTIADSKRAFHQAFPHVIAPLYRRLADELLVELHLLSHQSRFEANELFSVGLCTVFDTFTKGYRPEAQTDALFSALCSSNGFDAAKLRKINTSLVDQAKGKDPEKLKSLLSSHRLKDGSHYSRLMAVGLMSLLKAAAADASGTDSESLVKQSQEWAASLGMPADRVEKDLTLFGSNSERMDQAVELVEETIAAEKRKKERRLAEQAQRSSN, encoded by the coding sequence TTGGCCGCAAGTCAGACCATCGCCGACAGCAAACGAGCGTTTCATCAGGCCTTTCCCCACGTGATTGCCCCGCTGTACCGCCGCCTTGCTGATGAGCTGCTGGTGGAACTGCATTTGCTGAGCCATCAAAGTCGATTTGAAGCCAACGAGCTTTTCAGCGTCGGGCTGTGCACCGTGTTCGATACATTCACCAAGGGCTATCGGCCAGAAGCGCAGACCGACGCCTTGTTCAGTGCCCTCTGCAGCAGCAATGGCTTCGATGCGGCGAAGCTACGCAAGATCAACACGTCGCTGGTTGACCAGGCCAAAGGGAAGGATCCCGAGAAGCTCAAGAGTTTGCTGTCGTCTCATCGCCTCAAAGACGGCAGCCACTACTCACGTTTGATGGCCGTTGGACTGATGAGCCTTCTCAAGGCGGCCGCAGCGGATGCCAGCGGCACGGACAGTGAGTCATTGGTCAAACAGAGCCAGGAATGGGCCGCAAGCCTTGGCATGCCTGCCGATCGTGTCGAGAAGGATCTGACGCTGTTTGGCTCCAACAGCGAGCGGATGGATCAGGCCGTTGAACTGGTTGAGGAAACCATCGCGGCCGAGAAGCGCAAGAAGGAGCGCCGTTTGGCAGAACAGGCTCAGCGCAGTTCCAACTGA
- the clpP gene encoding ATP-dependent Clp endopeptidase proteolytic subunit ClpP, translating into MAGTLAPRTSPLGLRDPADTQMIPIVIEESGRGERAFDIYSRLLRERIIFLGEAVTSDSANRIVAQMLFLEAEDPEKDIYLYINSPGGSVYDGLGIFDTMQHIKPDVHTVCVGLAASMGAFLLCAGTKGKRSSLQHSRIMIHQPLGGAQGQASDIRIQADEILFLKDRLNRELSDRTGQPLDRIQQDTDRDFFMSPSEAVNYGLIDSVIDKRPVQAVA; encoded by the coding sequence ATGGCCGGAACCCTAGCGCCGCGGACATCGCCGTTAGGATTGCGCGACCCTGCTGATACTCAGATGATCCCCATTGTGATTGAGGAGTCCGGCCGGGGAGAAAGGGCCTTTGACATTTATTCCCGGCTGCTGCGCGAGCGCATCATCTTTCTTGGTGAAGCTGTCACCAGTGACTCCGCCAACCGGATCGTGGCTCAGATGTTGTTCCTCGAAGCCGAGGATCCCGAGAAAGATATCTACCTCTACATCAACTCGCCTGGCGGTTCGGTCTACGACGGCCTGGGCATCTTCGACACGATGCAGCACATCAAACCGGATGTGCACACGGTGTGCGTTGGCCTGGCCGCCAGCATGGGGGCTTTCCTGCTTTGCGCCGGGACCAAGGGCAAGCGCAGCAGCCTGCAGCATTCCCGGATCATGATTCACCAGCCATTGGGTGGTGCCCAGGGTCAAGCCAGTGACATCCGCATCCAGGCGGACGAAATCCTCTTCCTCAAGGACCGCCTCAACAGGGAACTTTCTGATCGCACCGGGCAGCCTCTTGATCGGATCCAACAGGACACCGATCGCGACTTCTTCATGTCACCCTCTGAAGCGGTGAACTATGGGTTGATTGATTCGGTGATCGACAAGCGTCCCGTTCAGGCTGTCGCTTGA
- a CDS encoding DUF2256 domain-containing protein, translating into MKKGSSKVNRPSKICPVCARPFEWRKAWRNCWDDVVYCSERCRRRKNKFNP; encoded by the coding sequence TTGAAGAAGGGAAGTTCGAAAGTCAATCGTCCCAGCAAGATCTGTCCGGTCTGCGCTCGTCCCTTTGAGTGGCGCAAAGCCTGGAGAAATTGCTGGGACGATGTTGTGTACTGCTCTGAGCGTTGCCGTCGACGCAAGAACAAATTCAATCCATAA
- the ftsH gene encoding ATP-dependent zinc metalloprotease FtsH, with protein sequence MNQRWRLLALWLLPIGVVLLIGWQVVSNGGINNLSQDSNGTTVAPRNAAVARMSYGRFLDYVEAGRVTAVDIYDGGRNAVIEAVDPDLDNRVQRLRVDLPGLAPELINTLKTEGISFDIHPPRTAPPALGVLGNLAFPLLLIGALIFLARRNSNMPGGPGQAMQFGKSKARFMMEAETGVMFDDVAGVTEAKQELQEVVTFLKQPERFTSVGAQIPRGLLLVGPPGTGKTLLAKAIAGEAGVPFFSLSGSEFVEMFVGVGASRVRDLFKKAKENSPCLIFIDEIDAVGRQRGAGIGGGNDEREQTLNQLLTEMDGFEGNSGIIIIAATNRPDVLDSALMRPGRFDRQVTVDAPDIKGRLAILDVHCRNKKLEEELSLESIARRTPGFTGADLANLMNEAAILTARRRKDAIGLSEIDDAVDRIIAGMEGRPLTDGRSKRLIAYHEVGHALIGTLVKDHDPVQKVTLVPRGQAQGLTWFSPDEEQTLVTRAQLKARIMGALGGRAAEDVVFGHQEVTTGAGGDIQQVASMARNMVTRLGMSDLGPVALEGGSQEVFLGRDLMSRSDVSESISQQIDVQVRNMVKRCYDETVEIVAANREAMDRLVELLIEKETMNGDEFKAIVAEFTAVPEKDRTVVTLD encoded by the coding sequence ATGAACCAGCGCTGGCGACTTCTTGCCCTCTGGCTTCTGCCAATCGGCGTCGTGTTGCTGATTGGCTGGCAGGTGGTGAGCAACGGAGGCATCAACAACCTCAGCCAGGACAGCAATGGCACCACCGTCGCCCCGCGCAATGCTGCGGTGGCGCGCATGAGCTATGGCCGCTTCCTTGATTACGTCGAAGCCGGTCGTGTCACAGCCGTTGATATCTACGACGGTGGTCGCAACGCAGTGATCGAAGCGGTCGATCCTGACCTGGACAACCGCGTTCAGCGTTTGCGCGTTGACCTGCCCGGTCTGGCCCCTGAGCTGATTAACACGCTGAAGACCGAAGGCATCAGCTTCGACATTCATCCCCCCCGCACGGCACCTCCAGCCCTTGGTGTGCTGGGCAATCTGGCGTTCCCGCTGCTGCTGATCGGTGCTCTGATCTTCCTGGCCCGCCGCAACAGCAACATGCCTGGCGGCCCCGGCCAGGCCATGCAGTTCGGCAAAAGCAAAGCCCGTTTCATGATGGAAGCGGAGACCGGCGTCATGTTCGATGACGTGGCCGGCGTCACCGAAGCCAAGCAGGAACTTCAGGAAGTGGTGACATTCCTGAAGCAGCCAGAACGGTTCACATCCGTGGGTGCTCAGATTCCCCGAGGCCTTCTGCTGGTCGGCCCTCCCGGCACCGGTAAAACCCTTCTCGCCAAGGCCATTGCCGGTGAAGCAGGTGTTCCCTTCTTCTCTCTCTCTGGTTCTGAGTTCGTTGAGATGTTCGTTGGCGTTGGCGCCAGCCGCGTCCGCGATCTCTTCAAGAAAGCCAAAGAGAACAGCCCCTGTTTGATCTTCATTGACGAAATTGACGCCGTTGGGCGCCAGCGCGGAGCCGGCATTGGTGGAGGCAACGACGAACGCGAACAGACGCTGAACCAGCTCCTGACGGAGATGGATGGCTTCGAAGGCAACAGCGGCATCATCATCATTGCCGCCACCAACCGTCCTGACGTTCTGGACTCAGCTCTGATGCGTCCCGGCCGTTTTGACCGTCAGGTCACCGTGGATGCTCCGGACATCAAGGGCCGCCTCGCCATCCTGGATGTGCACTGCCGCAACAAAAAACTCGAAGAAGAGCTGTCCCTCGAAAGCATCGCCCGCCGCACCCCTGGCTTTACTGGTGCTGACCTGGCCAACCTGATGAACGAGGCAGCGATCCTCACCGCCCGCCGCCGCAAAGACGCCATCGGTTTGAGCGAGATCGATGACGCTGTCGATCGCATCATCGCCGGAATGGAGGGTCGTCCCCTCACCGATGGTCGCAGCAAACGTCTGATTGCATACCACGAGGTGGGCCATGCCCTGATCGGGACCCTGGTCAAGGACCACGATCCGGTACAGAAAGTCACTCTCGTTCCCCGTGGTCAGGCCCAGGGCCTGACCTGGTTCTCGCCGGACGAAGAACAAACTCTTGTCACTCGCGCTCAGCTCAAGGCCCGCATCATGGGTGCCCTTGGTGGCCGCGCCGCAGAAGATGTGGTGTTTGGGCATCAGGAAGTGACCACAGGAGCCGGTGGCGACATCCAACAGGTGGCTTCGATGGCTCGAAACATGGTGACCCGGCTCGGCATGAGTGATCTCGGCCCTGTTGCCCTTGAAGGCGGCAGCCAGGAAGTGTTCCTGGGCCGCGATTTGATGTCCCGCAGTGACGTGTCCGAATCGATCTCCCAACAGATCGATGTTCAAGTCCGCAACATGGTGAAGCGTTGTTATGACGAAACCGTGGAAATCGTGGCTGCCAACCGCGAAGCCATGGACCGCCTGGTGGAACTGCTGATCGAGAAAGAAACCATGAATGGCGATGAGTTCAAGGCCATTGTTGCGGAATTCACCGCTGTTCCTGAGAAAGACCGCACCGTGGTCACCCTGGACTGA
- a CDS encoding ABC transporter permease, giving the protein MNRRMPATETVRMALSTLQSNRLRSLLTMVGIVIGNASVITLVGVGKGAQGLAEGQLNNLGANVLFVVPGNTNTRRQGVTRPKTLVLEDAEAIAAQVPSVTRVAPLINTNQVVQAGARSATGAVFGVTPDFLAVRKFEIAKGRFITDQEESSARAVAVLGSDLRTKLFPTGAAIGQQVRISNQSFRVVGVMAPKGAVFGSNQDENIYIPITTMVNRITGRDPIYGVSLNSISVEARDEKSTGAARFQITNLLRQRHSILRDDDFAVRSQKDALTIVGTITGGLTLMLAAIGGISLLVGGIGIMNIMLVSVSERTEEIGLRKALGARSSDVLQQFLVESLVLASLGGAVGTLVGLGAVSLVAALTPLPAAIGATTVVITVGLSGSIGLFFGVVPARRAAKLDPIVALRSL; this is encoded by the coding sequence ATGAACCGCCGCATGCCCGCAACGGAAACGGTGCGGATGGCCCTGTCAACCCTGCAGAGCAACCGACTTCGCAGCTTGCTCACCATGGTGGGCATCGTGATTGGCAACGCCTCGGTGATCACCCTTGTGGGGGTGGGAAAAGGAGCGCAAGGACTGGCCGAAGGGCAGTTGAACAACCTTGGAGCCAATGTGCTGTTTGTGGTTCCGGGCAACACAAACACCAGACGTCAAGGTGTCACCCGACCCAAAACACTTGTTCTGGAAGATGCCGAAGCCATTGCCGCTCAAGTTCCAAGCGTCACGAGGGTCGCGCCTCTGATCAACACCAATCAGGTGGTGCAGGCGGGAGCCCGCAGTGCCACTGGTGCGGTTTTCGGGGTCACTCCGGATTTCCTCGCAGTACGGAAGTTTGAAATCGCGAAGGGTCGCTTCATCACCGATCAAGAGGAATCATCGGCGAGAGCCGTAGCCGTCCTTGGTTCTGATCTGCGCACCAAACTGTTTCCAACCGGCGCGGCGATCGGGCAGCAGGTGCGCATCAGCAATCAGTCCTTCAGGGTTGTCGGAGTGATGGCACCCAAAGGAGCTGTTTTTGGCAGCAACCAGGATGAAAACATCTACATCCCAATCACAACAATGGTGAACCGGATCACCGGTCGGGATCCGATTTATGGCGTAAGCCTCAACTCCATCAGCGTTGAAGCCAGAGACGAAAAGAGCACCGGAGCAGCAAGATTTCAGATCACCAACCTGTTGCGTCAACGCCACAGCATTCTTCGTGACGACGATTTCGCAGTGCGTTCTCAGAAGGATGCCCTCACCATCGTCGGCACCATCACCGGAGGACTCACCCTGATGCTTGCGGCCATCGGAGGGATCTCCCTGCTGGTGGGAGGCATCGGAATCATGAACATCATGCTGGTGTCTGTCAGCGAGCGAACCGAAGAGATCGGTTTGCGCAAGGCCCTGGGAGCCCGAAGCAGTGATGTGCTTCAGCAGTTTCTGGTGGAGTCTCTGGTGCTCGCAAGCCTGGGCGGAGCGGTGGGCACGCTGGTGGGGTTAGGAGCAGTCAGTCTTGTGGCTGCCCTCACACCATTACCGGCGGCGATCGGGGCCACAACAGTTGTCATCACGGTTGGACTCTCAGGATCCATCGGACTGTTCTTCGGCGTCGTGCCCGCCCGCCGAGCCGCAAAGCTCGACCCGATTGTTGCTCTGAGAAGCCTTTGA
- the pyk gene encoding pyruvate kinase produces MGQFDLNRRTKIVATIGPATESPERIKELVKAGATTFRLNFSHGDHSEHAARIATIRQVSEELGQTIGILQDLQGPKIRLGRFAEGPITLANGDPFTLTSRPVSCDKTIATVTYDKLADEVTAGSRILLDDGRVEMKVDTVDKAQQTLHCTVTVGGVLSNNKGVNFPDVQLSVRALTDKDKTDLTFGLSQGVDWVALSFVRNPSDMEEIRGLIRDQGHETPVVAKIEKFEAIDQIDSILPLCDGVMVARGDLGVEMPAEEVPLLQKELIRKANSLGIPIITATQMLDSMASSPRPTRAEVSDVANAILDGTDAVMLSNETAVGDFPVEAVQTMATIARRIEKDYPQRSIDSHLPSTIPNALSGAVSTIASQLNASAIVPLTKSGATARNVSKFRPAAPILAVTPDRTVACRLQLVWGVTPLVIPQGERTTQTFHAAMVRAQELALLEEGDLVVQSAGTHAGVSGSTDLVKVSIVNNEAEATLI; encoded by the coding sequence ATGGGCCAGTTCGACCTGAACCGACGGACCAAGATCGTGGCCACCATCGGCCCTGCCACGGAGAGTCCGGAGCGGATCAAGGAGCTCGTGAAGGCTGGTGCCACCACGTTCAGGCTGAACTTCTCCCACGGCGACCACAGCGAACACGCCGCACGCATCGCCACGATCCGTCAGGTGTCTGAGGAACTGGGTCAGACCATCGGCATCCTTCAGGACCTTCAGGGCCCGAAGATCCGACTCGGACGCTTCGCGGAGGGACCGATCACCCTGGCCAATGGTGATCCGTTCACACTCACGTCACGACCCGTGAGCTGCGACAAGACGATCGCCACGGTGACCTACGACAAACTCGCCGACGAAGTAACCGCTGGAAGTCGGATCCTGCTTGACGACGGCCGCGTTGAGATGAAGGTCGATACCGTCGACAAAGCCCAGCAGACCCTGCATTGCACCGTCACCGTGGGCGGTGTTCTCTCGAACAACAAGGGGGTCAACTTCCCGGACGTCCAGCTCTCCGTTCGCGCCCTGACAGACAAGGACAAGACCGATCTGACTTTTGGTCTCAGTCAAGGGGTGGACTGGGTGGCTCTCAGCTTCGTTCGAAATCCTTCCGACATGGAAGAGATCCGTGGGCTGATCCGTGACCAGGGGCATGAGACCCCTGTGGTGGCCAAGATCGAGAAGTTTGAAGCGATCGATCAGATCGATTCGATCCTTCCCCTCTGCGATGGCGTGATGGTGGCCCGCGGTGATCTCGGGGTGGAAATGCCGGCCGAGGAAGTTCCGCTGCTGCAGAAGGAACTAATCCGCAAGGCCAACAGCCTGGGCATCCCCATCATCACGGCCACCCAGATGCTGGATTCGATGGCCTCGAGCCCACGCCCGACCCGCGCCGAAGTCAGCGACGTGGCCAACGCCATCCTCGATGGAACCGATGCTGTGATGCTCTCCAACGAGACCGCAGTGGGAGATTTCCCTGTTGAAGCGGTGCAGACCATGGCCACCATTGCCCGACGGATCGAGAAGGACTATCCCCAACGCTCCATCGACAGTCACCTTCCCAGCACCATTCCCAATGCCTTGAGTGGTGCGGTGAGCACCATCGCCAGCCAGCTCAACGCTTCCGCGATTGTTCCCCTGACCAAAAGTGGAGCCACAGCTCGCAATGTCAGTAAGTTCCGTCCAGCAGCTCCCATCCTGGCCGTCACACCGGATCGCACAGTCGCCTGTCGTCTTCAACTGGTCTGGGGCGTGACTCCGTTGGTGATTCCACAGGGGGAGCGGACCACGCAGACCTTCCACGCCGCCATGGTCAGAGCCCAGGAACTGGCCTTACTCGAGGAGGGAGACCTCGTGGTCCAGTCAGCAGGAACCCATGCGGGCGTCTCTGGATCCACGGATCTGGTCAAGGTGAGCATCGTCAACAACGAAGCTGAGGCGACACTGATCTGA
- a CDS encoding nucleoside triphosphate pyrophosphohydrolase family protein, with translation MEMNSYQHAARKTAAYPDVGCNPVYPTLGLTGEAGEVADKVKKVIRDREGVFDAGTREAIKLELGDVLWYVAQLSSELGYDLEEVAEANLQKLSSRAARGRIGGSGDQR, from the coding sequence ATGGAGATGAATTCCTATCAGCACGCGGCCCGAAAGACCGCTGCCTACCCGGATGTGGGCTGCAATCCCGTTTATCCAACCCTTGGTTTGACGGGGGAAGCCGGCGAAGTGGCCGACAAGGTCAAGAAGGTGATTCGAGACCGTGAGGGCGTTTTTGATGCAGGCACGCGCGAAGCGATCAAGTTGGAACTGGGCGATGTGCTCTGGTATGTGGCTCAGCTGTCTAGCGAACTCGGTTATGACCTGGAGGAGGTGGCTGAAGCCAACCTTCAAAAGCTGTCGAGCCGGGCTGCCCGTGGGCGCATCGGCGGCAGCGGAGACCAACGTTGA
- a CDS encoding YggT family protein yields the protein MESLPVTLLQVLSQTLQIYSLVLIVRVLLSWFPNLDWGNPVLSSVSAITDPYLNAFRGLIPPLGGIDLSAILAFLALNLLQGLVGQSINAFYMSGATW from the coding sequence ATGGAATCTCTTCCCGTCACCCTGCTGCAGGTGCTGTCCCAAACCCTGCAGATTTATTCCCTGGTGTTGATCGTTCGGGTTCTCCTGAGCTGGTTCCCCAACCTCGACTGGGGCAATCCTGTGCTGAGCAGCGTGAGTGCGATCACCGACCCCTATCTCAATGCCTTCCGGGGGTTGATCCCACCACTGGGAGGCATCGACCTTTCGGCCATCCTGGCCTTCTTGGCCCTGAATCTGCTGCAGGGCCTCGTGGGGCAGTCGATCAATGCCTTTTATATGTCTGGTGCCACTTGGTGA
- the scpB gene encoding SMC-Scp complex subunit ScpB encodes MTSPSLPTRLEAILYLKGRPVSIGELAELADSDRRAVEEALVALTASYAQRDSALEIVEQSGRYGLQLRPGMGDLVKDLLPVNLSTATLRTLATIALKKRILQSDLVDLRGSGAYDHIKELMAQDFIERRRQSEGRSYWLTLTEKFHRTFSVLPDLGATDLTEAA; translated from the coding sequence ATGACGTCTCCATCCCTGCCAACCCGGCTCGAAGCGATTCTTTACCTCAAGGGCCGACCAGTCAGCATCGGCGAACTGGCCGAGCTGGCCGACTCCGATCGTCGGGCTGTGGAAGAGGCTCTCGTGGCCCTGACGGCCTCCTACGCCCAGCGGGACAGCGCCCTGGAGATCGTTGAGCAGAGCGGTCGCTACGGCCTTCAGCTGCGTCCAGGCATGGGCGATCTGGTCAAAGACCTGCTGCCGGTGAACCTTTCCACAGCAACCTTGCGAACCCTCGCGACCATTGCGCTGAAGAAACGGATCCTCCAGTCGGATCTCGTGGATCTACGCGGCTCTGGGGCCTACGACCACATCAAAGAGCTGATGGCGCAGGACTTCATCGAACGGCGCCGACAAAGCGAAGGCCGCTCGTACTGGCTCACCCTCACCGAAAAATTCCATCGCACCTTCTCCGTGCTTCCAGATTTGGGTGCGACCGATCTGACGGAAGCTGCATAA